Proteins co-encoded in one Ruegeria pomeroyi DSS-3 genomic window:
- a CDS encoding MOSC domain-containing protein, with protein MPVLEKSGHIGRVEWLGRVPAGGSLRAEPVDMLDLGFAGVTGERHEGVTRPSCVRVRNLYDRDTEIRNARQLTVLSAEEMAAIAAEMGLDRLDPAWLGASIVISGIPDFTHVPPSSRLQSGDGTTLTIDMENRPCVFPGREVEADKPGHGAAFKPAAKDRRGVTAWVERPGALRLGDELTLFIPDQRPWAP; from the coding sequence ATGCCGGTTCTCGAGAAAAGCGGCCATATCGGCCGGGTCGAATGGCTGGGCCGGGTACCTGCGGGCGGCTCGCTGCGGGCCGAACCGGTCGACATGCTGGACCTGGGCTTTGCCGGGGTGACCGGTGAGCGGCACGAGGGGGTCACGCGCCCCTCTTGTGTGCGGGTGCGCAACCTTTACGACCGCGATACCGAGATCCGCAATGCCCGCCAGCTGACCGTCCTGTCGGCCGAGGAAATGGCAGCGATTGCCGCCGAGATGGGGCTCGACCGGCTCGACCCGGCCTGGCTTGGTGCCTCGATCGTGATCAGCGGCATTCCCGATTTCACCCATGTGCCGCCTTCCTCGCGCCTGCAGAGCGGGGACGGGACCACCCTGACCATCGACATGGAAAACCGCCCCTGCGTCTTTCCCGGTCGCGAGGTCGAGGCCGATAAACCGGGACATGGCGCTGCTTTCAAGCCCGCGGCCAAGGATCGGCGCGGTGTCACCGCCTGGGTGGAACGGCCCGGCGCCTTGCGACTGGGCGATGAGCTGACCCTGTTCATCCCCGATCAGCGCCCCTGGGCGCCATAA
- the ftsH gene encoding ATP-dependent zinc metalloprotease FtsH, with protein MGNARNIAFWVVLFLLILALFNLFSGSGGTLQSQEKTYSEFVSAVDEGNVTKVILDGEQIRYRTSDGRDFVTIKPGDAEVTTLLIDKNIPVRAEKQQQSGFQSFIITLLPFLLLIGVWVYFMNRMQGGGRGGAMGFGKSKAKMLTEKHGRVTFDDVAGIDEAKEELEEIVEFLRNPQKFSRLGGKIPKGALLVGPPGTGKTLLARAIAGEAGVPFFTISGSDFVEMFVGVGASRVRDMFEQAKKNAPCIVFIDEIDAVGRHRGAGYGGGNDEREQTLNQLLVEMDGFEANEGVIILAATNRKDVLDPALLRPGRFDRNVTVGNPDIKGREKILGVHARKTPLGPDVDLRIIARGTPGFSGADLANLVNEAALMAARVGRRFVTMEDFENAKDKVMMGAERRSMVLTQDQKEKTAYHEAGHAVVGLALPMCDPVYKATIIPRGGALGMVVSLPEMDRLNWHRDECQQKLAMTMAGKAAEILKYGEDHVSNGPAGDIQQASQLARAMVMRWGMSDKVGNIDYAEAHEGYSGNTAGFSVSAHTKELIEEEVKRFIQQGYDQAHAILTERREDWDRLAQGLLEYETLTGEEIKRVMKGEPPHAGDDEDQGTDQGNAASVTAIPKTKPKAPPAGGMEPEPTA; from the coding sequence TTGGGCAACGCACGTAACATCGCCTTCTGGGTCGTCCTTTTCCTGTTGATTCTCGCTCTGTTCAACCTCTTCAGCGGGTCGGGCGGAACTTTGCAGAGCCAGGAAAAGACCTATTCCGAATTTGTCAGTGCCGTCGATGAAGGCAATGTGACAAAGGTGATCCTCGACGGTGAGCAAATCCGCTACCGCACCAGTGACGGTCGCGATTTCGTCACCATCAAGCCTGGCGATGCCGAGGTGACCACCCTGCTGATCGACAAGAACATCCCGGTGCGCGCGGAAAAGCAGCAGCAATCGGGGTTCCAGTCCTTCATCATCACCCTGCTGCCATTCCTGCTGCTGATCGGTGTCTGGGTCTATTTCATGAACCGGATGCAGGGCGGCGGGCGCGGTGGCGCCATGGGTTTCGGCAAGTCCAAGGCCAAGATGCTGACCGAGAAACATGGCCGCGTCACCTTTGACGACGTGGCGGGCATCGATGAGGCCAAGGAAGAGCTGGAAGAGATCGTCGAATTCCTGCGCAACCCGCAGAAATTCAGCCGCCTGGGCGGCAAGATCCCCAAGGGTGCGCTGCTGGTGGGCCCTCCGGGCACCGGTAAGACGCTGCTGGCGCGTGCCATTGCGGGCGAGGCGGGCGTGCCCTTCTTCACCATCTCTGGCTCGGATTTCGTGGAAATGTTCGTTGGTGTCGGTGCCTCCCGTGTGCGCGACATGTTCGAACAGGCCAAGAAGAACGCACCCTGTATCGTGTTCATCGACGAGATCGACGCCGTGGGCCGCCATCGTGGTGCCGGCTATGGCGGCGGCAATGACGAACGCGAACAGACGCTGAACCAGTTGCTGGTCGAAATGGACGGGTTCGAGGCCAACGAGGGTGTCATCATCCTGGCCGCCACCAACCGCAAGGACGTGCTGGACCCCGCGCTGCTGCGCCCGGGCCGGTTCGACCGCAACGTCACCGTCGGCAACCCCGATATCAAGGGGCGCGAGAAAATCCTGGGCGTACATGCCCGCAAGACCCCGCTGGGTCCTGATGTCGATCTGCGCATCATCGCGCGCGGCACGCCCGGCTTCTCAGGCGCCGATCTGGCCAACCTCGTGAACGAAGCGGCGCTGATGGCCGCCCGCGTGGGCCGGCGTTTCGTGACCATGGAGGATTTCGAGAACGCCAAGGACAAGGTCATGATGGGGGCCGAGCGCCGCTCGATGGTGCTGACCCAGGACCAGAAGGAAAAGACCGCCTATCACGAGGCCGGTCACGCGGTGGTGGGGCTTGCCCTGCCGATGTGCGATCCGGTCTACAAGGCCACGATCATCCCGCGCGGCGGCGCGCTGGGCATGGTGGTCAGCCTGCCGGAAATGGACCGGCTGAACTGGCATCGTGACGAATGCCAGCAAAAACTGGCGATGACCATGGCTGGCAAGGCCGCCGAGATCCTCAAATACGGCGAGGATCACGTGTCCAACGGCCCGGCGGGCGATATCCAGCAGGCCAGCCAGCTGGCCCGTGCGATGGTGATGCGCTGGGGCATGTCCGACAAGGTCGGCAATATCGACTATGCCGAGGCGCATGAGGGCTATTCCGGCAATACCGCCGGGTTCTCGGTCTCGGCTCATACCAAGGAGCTGATCGAGGAAGAGGTCAAACGCTTCATCCAGCAGGGCTATGATCAGGCCCATGCCATCCTGACCGAACGCCGCGAGGATTGGGATCGCCTGGCTCAGGGCCTGCTGGAATACGAAACCCTGACCGGCGAAGAGATCAAGCGGGTGATGAAGGGCGAACCGCCCCATGCCGGCGATGACGAGGATCAGGGTACGGATCAGGGCAATGCTGCCAGTGTGACCGCGATCCCCAAGACCAAGCCCAAGGCGCCGCCGGCAGGCGGGATGGAACCCGAACCCACCGCCTGA
- the tilS gene encoding tRNA lysidine(34) synthetase TilS, with protein MLLTIGAQDLVNHLRAQFSAQPPRRLGVAVSGGGDSVALMHLLARCFPRGEVKLCVATVDHGLRSESASEAALVARQAAGLGLPHETLLWTGWTGEGNLQDQARRARYGLLTDWALRNRVTTVALAHTADDQAETLLMRLGRSAGVSGLAAMAPRRMQDGVVLVRPLLGITRDALRDFLRAEGIAWAEDPSNEDIRYDRIKARQALAGLAPMGIDAQRLAEVAANMARAREALDWYTFLAARDLTRIDGGDVLLEPRGFRTLPDEIARRLLLHIVGWIGGGEYPPRRVAVAEALSALRHERSSQLGGCLILGQGRRIRFCREWKAVETLTVPQGALWDGRWVLRGPVVKDGELRALGAAGLKLCPDWRQTGRPYAALIASPSVWSGADLVAAPLAGLANGWTAELESGEEDFYASLLSH; from the coding sequence GTGCTCTTGACGATTGGCGCACAGGACCTCGTAAATCATCTCAGGGCGCAGTTTTCAGCCCAGCCGCCGCGGCGGCTGGGCGTTGCTGTTTCCGGGGGCGGGGATTCGGTTGCGCTGATGCATCTCCTCGCCCGCTGTTTCCCCCGGGGCGAGGTCAAACTCTGCGTGGCAACGGTGGATCATGGCCTGCGCTCCGAGTCCGCCTCCGAGGCGGCCCTGGTCGCCCGTCAGGCCGCCGGGTTGGGCTTGCCGCATGAAACGCTGCTCTGGACCGGTTGGACCGGCGAGGGCAATCTGCAGGATCAGGCGCGCCGCGCCCGTTATGGGCTGCTGACCGACTGGGCGCTGCGCAACCGGGTTACCACGGTTGCGCTGGCCCATACTGCGGACGATCAGGCCGAAACGCTGCTGATGCGACTGGGCCGCTCTGCCGGCGTGTCTGGCCTCGCTGCGATGGCGCCCCGGCGGATGCAGGACGGGGTGGTGCTGGTCCGGCCCCTGCTGGGCATCACCCGCGACGCGCTGCGCGATTTCCTGCGTGCCGAGGGGATCGCCTGGGCCGAGGATCCGTCCAACGAGGATATCCGCTACGATCGGATCAAGGCGCGTCAGGCGCTGGCGGGGCTGGCCCCGATGGGGATCGACGCCCAGAGGCTGGCCGAGGTGGCCGCGAACATGGCCCGCGCGCGCGAGGCGCTGGACTGGTACACCTTTCTGGCGGCCCGCGACCTGACCCGGATCGACGGTGGCGATGTGCTGCTGGAGCCGCGCGGCTTTCGCACCCTGCCGGACGAGATCGCACGGCGGTTGCTGCTGCATATCGTCGGCTGGATCGGCGGCGGCGAATATCCGCCGCGCCGTGTGGCCGTCGCCGAGGCCCTGTCGGCCCTGCGTCACGAGCGCTCCAGCCAGCTGGGCGGCTGCCTGATCCTGGGGCAGGGGCGCCGGATCCGGTTCTGTCGCGAATGGAAGGCGGTCGAAACCCTCACCGTGCCGCAGGGTGCGTTATGGGACGGGCGCTGGGTGCTGCGCGGCCCCGTGGTGAAGGACGGAGAGCTGCGCGCGCTGGGGGCTGCGGGGTTGAAACTCTGCCCCGACTGGCGCCAGACCGGGCGCCCCTATGCGGCGCTGATCGCCAGCCCGTCGGTCTGGAGCGGTGCCGATTTGGTCGCCGCGCCGCTGGCCGGATTGGCCAATGGCTGGACCGCTGAACTGGAAAGTGGCGAAGAAGACTTCTACGCGTCCCTTTTATCGCATTGA
- the ybgF gene encoding tol-pal system protein YbgF, with protein MRVAGVVLAVSLTFAGQAPAQDQQTLADIRQELTVLHVEVQRLKREFSTTGSPTPSTAGGTVLERVDAIESELQRLTRLTEQLNARIDRVVADGSNRVGDLEFRLCELEPACDISKLSQGTTLGGDVPVTPAATPQPSQPQTELAVGERAEFDSATQALEAGDYAKAADLFTQFDASYPGSPLAAEAHLKRGKALDGLGDTREAARAYLASFTGDGSGPFSAEALYKLGSALGRLGQTSQACVTLGEVSVRFPSAASVADAHREMASLGCS; from the coding sequence ATGAGAGTTGCAGGCGTCGTTCTGGCCGTTTCGCTGACGTTTGCCGGTCAGGCACCGGCGCAGGATCAGCAGACCCTTGCCGATATCCGGCAGGAGCTGACGGTTCTGCATGTCGAGGTTCAGCGGCTCAAGCGTGAGTTTTCGACCACCGGATCGCCCACGCCTTCGACGGCGGGGGGGACGGTGCTGGAACGGGTCGATGCGATCGAGTCCGAGTTGCAGCGCCTGACCCGGCTGACCGAACAGCTTAACGCCCGGATCGACCGGGTGGTGGCCGATGGCTCCAACCGGGTCGGTGATCTGGAATTTCGCCTGTGCGAACTGGAACCCGCCTGCGACATCTCGAAACTGTCCCAGGGGACCACCCTGGGCGGCGACGTGCCGGTCACGCCGGCAGCCACGCCCCAGCCTAGCCAGCCCCAGACCGAGTTGGCGGTGGGCGAACGGGCCGAATTCGACAGCGCGACGCAGGCGCTCGAGGCGGGCGATTACGCCAAGGCGGCCGATCTCTTTACCCAGTTCGATGCCTCTTATCCCGGCAGCCCGCTGGCGGCCGAGGCACATCTGAAACGGGGCAAGGCACTGGACGGGTTGGGCGACACCCGCGAAGCGGCGCGCGCCTATCTGGCCAGCTTTACCGGCGACGGAAGCGGACCGTTTTCTGCCGAGGCGCTTTACAAACTTGGATCGGCTCTGGGCCGGTTGGGGCAGACCAGCCAGGCCTGCGTCACGCTGGGCGAGGTATCGGTTCGCTTCCCGTCGGCGGCTTCCGTTGCTGATGCACATCGGGAAATGGCCTCGCTGGGGTGCTCTTGA
- the pal gene encoding peptidoglycan-associated lipoprotein Pal: MNVLSKLAAMGALVALAACTNPEDLGDGNSVDLNGAGAGSGLVGDPTSPAYFSQAIGDRVLFAVDQSTLGPEAQATLGAQAQWLLTNTDYTATIEGHADEQGTREYNLALGARRANAAREFLISRGVAGSRLKTVSYGKERPIEICSDEACYSKNRRAVTVLTTDLTG; this comes from the coding sequence ATGAACGTATTGAGCAAGCTTGCTGCGATGGGCGCGCTGGTCGCGCTGGCCGCCTGCACCAATCCCGAGGATCTGGGGGACGGCAATTCCGTCGATCTGAACGGCGCCGGCGCCGGAAGCGGCCTGGTGGGTGATCCCACCTCGCCGGCCTATTTCAGCCAGGCGATCGGCGACAGGGTCCTGTTTGCGGTCGACCAGTCGACACTGGGGCCCGAGGCCCAGGCCACGCTTGGCGCCCAGGCGCAATGGCTGCTGACCAACACCGATTATACCGCCACCATCGAGGGCCATGCGGACGAGCAGGGCACCCGCGAATACAACCTTGCTCTGGGCGCCCGCCGCGCAAATGCGGCGCGCGAGTTCCTGATCTCGCGCGGGGTGGCCGGCAGCCGGCTCAAGACCGTCAGCTATGGCAAGGAACGTCCGATCGAGATTTGCAGCGACGAGGCCTGCTATTCCAAGAACCGCCGCGCCGTGACGGTTCTGACGACGGATCTGACGGGGTAA
- the tolB gene encoding Tol-Pal system beta propeller repeat protein TolB, with protein sequence MMRFLTSLVLGAALLAGAAQAQNQPLRITIDEGIIEPLPYAAPNFVPDSPAAAEYAAEIARVLAADLTGSGLFREIPSTAYISQVTSFDAPVQFADWKAINAQALITGAVSVSGNRLTVRFRLWDVFAGAELGSGLQFAGTTDGWRRMSHKVADAVYSRITGESGYFDSRVAFVSESGPKDQRRKRLAIMDYDGANVQYLTDSSSIVLAPRFSPTGDRVLYTSYQGGFPRIHILDVGQVQQRVLQSQDGTMSFAPRFSPDGQTVLFSLAQGGNTDLYAMNIASGQSTRLTSAPSIETAPSYAPDGSRIVFESDRSGTPQLYVMSAAGGEATRISFGQGRYGTPVWSPRGDLIAFTKQSKGRFHIGVMRADGSEERLLTASFLDEGPTWSPNGRVIMFTRETQGASGRAALYSVDISGRNLRPVRTPDGGSDPSWSPLQK encoded by the coding sequence ATGATGAGATTTCTGACCAGCCTTGTTCTGGGTGCAGCGCTGCTGGCCGGAGCGGCCCAGGCGCAGAACCAGCCGCTCAGGATCACCATTGACGAGGGGATCATCGAACCCTTGCCCTATGCGGCGCCGAATTTCGTGCCCGACAGCCCGGCCGCCGCCGAATACGCGGCCGAGATCGCGCGCGTGCTTGCGGCCGACCTGACCGGCAGCGGCCTGTTCCGCGAGATCCCTTCGACCGCTTATATCAGCCAGGTCACCTCGTTTGATGCGCCGGTGCAATTCGCCGACTGGAAGGCGATCAACGCGCAGGCGCTGATCACCGGCGCGGTCAGCGTCTCGGGCAACCGGCTGACGGTGCGTTTTCGCCTGTGGGACGTGTTCGCCGGGGCCGAACTGGGCAGCGGTCTGCAATTTGCCGGTACCACCGATGGCTGGCGCCGGATGTCGCACAAGGTGGCCGATGCCGTCTATAGCCGCATCACCGGCGAAAGCGGCTATTTCGACAGCCGCGTCGCCTTTGTCTCGGAAAGCGGCCCCAAGGACCAGCGCCGCAAGCGGTTGGCGATCATGGATTATGACGGCGCCAATGTGCAGTATCTGACCGACAGTTCCTCGATCGTGCTGGCGCCGCGCTTCTCGCCAACCGGCGACCGGGTGCTTTATACCAGCTATCAGGGTGGCTTCCCGCGCATCCATATCCTGGATGTGGGCCAGGTGCAGCAGCGTGTCCTGCAAAGCCAGGACGGCACCATGAGCTTTGCGCCGCGCTTCTCGCCCGATGGTCAGACGGTGCTGTTCTCGCTGGCCCAGGGCGGCAATACCGACCTTTACGCCATGAACATCGCCTCGGGGCAGAGCACCCGGCTGACCAGCGCCCCCTCGATCGAGACCGCGCCCAGCTATGCCCCCGACGGCAGCCGCATCGTGTTCGAAAGCGACCGGTCGGGCACGCCGCAGCTCTATGTCATGTCCGCCGCGGGCGGCGAGGCGACGCGGATCAGTTTCGGGCAGGGCCGTTATGGCACGCCGGTCTGGTCGCCGCGTGGCGATCTGATCGCCTTTACCAAGCAGAGCAAGGGCCGGTTCCATATCGGCGTGATGCGCGCCGATGGCAGCGAAGAGCGGTTGCTGACCGCTTCGTTCCTGGACGAGGGGCCGACCTGGTCGCCCAACGGGCGCGTCATCATGTTCACCCGCGAGACGCAAGGCGCCAGCGGGCGCGCCGCGCTCTACTCGGTCGATATCTCGGGCCGCAACCTGCGCCCGGTCCGCACACCCGATGGCGGCAGCGATCCTTCATGGTCGCCGTTGCAAAAGTAA
- a CDS encoding biopolymer transporter TonB gives MQTGTKISALAHVTLVTWAFLGGAFRSDPLPFEVQEVSVISAEEFAALSAPREAPEITPQPVEPEQPTAPIEQPAPLEPAPEPEPARPEPQPVTQPEPEPAPEPVQPTPEPQVPSEAPSLERPEPETVLLPEPPGKRPKPRPVERVAPEPVAAPPPDARPDPVETPPVSAEEGAEAPQPEQPATAPEEATDRIEPETDPQADVAPSRSPRPKTRPQQPTQTAETKPEAKPEAKPEAKPATGGQTDDSRNAVNEALAQALAASEEPAAAPAPSGPPLTSGEKESLRVAVSQCWNVGSLSSEALRTTVVVSVRMNADGTPDIGSIRLTDSSGGSTGAAKQAYEAARRAIIRCGAKGYNLPSEKYDHWRDIEMTFNPERMRIK, from the coding sequence TTGCAGACCGGCACCAAGATTTCCGCGCTCGCCCATGTCACGTTGGTTACATGGGCCTTTCTGGGTGGTGCCTTCCGCTCGGATCCTTTGCCTTTCGAGGTGCAGGAAGTCTCGGTTATTTCGGCCGAGGAGTTTGCCGCGCTGAGCGCGCCGCGCGAGGCGCCCGAGATCACTCCTCAGCCCGTCGAACCGGAGCAGCCTACCGCGCCCATCGAACAGCCCGCGCCGTTAGAGCCGGCGCCCGAGCCGGAGCCCGCGCGCCCCGAGCCACAGCCCGTGACACAACCCGAGCCCGAGCCCGCGCCCGAACCGGTACAGCCGACGCCGGAACCGCAGGTGCCCAGCGAGGCGCCCAGCCTGGAGCGGCCGGAACCCGAAACAGTGCTGTTGCCCGAACCGCCCGGCAAGCGTCCCAAACCGCGCCCGGTCGAACGGGTTGCCCCCGAACCTGTCGCCGCTCCGCCCCCCGATGCGCGTCCGGATCCGGTCGAAACCCCTCCGGTCAGCGCCGAGGAGGGGGCCGAGGCACCGCAGCCCGAACAGCCTGCAACCGCGCCCGAAGAGGCGACCGACCGGATCGAGCCCGAGACCGATCCGCAGGCCGATGTGGCGCCGTCGCGCTCGCCCCGCCCAAAGACGCGCCCGCAGCAGCCCACACAAACCGCCGAGACCAAACCCGAGGCCAAGCCCGAAGCGAAACCCGAGGCGAAACCCGCAACGGGTGGCCAGACCGACGACAGCCGCAACGCGGTGAACGAGGCGCTGGCCCAGGCGTTGGCCGCCTCCGAAGAGCCCGCCGCCGCACCGGCCCCCAGCGGCCCGCCGCTGACCAGCGGCGAGAAAGAGTCGTTGCGGGTGGCGGTATCGCAATGCTGGAACGTGGGATCGCTTTCCAGCGAGGCGCTGCGCACAACCGTGGTGGTTTCGGTGCGGATGAATGCCGATGGCACCCCCGATATCGGCTCGATCCGGCTAACCGACAGTTCCGGCGGATCGACAGGTGCCGCGAAACAGGCTTACGAGGCGGCGCGTCGTGCTATCATCCGTTGCGGGGCCAAAGGCTATAATCTTCCCAGTGAAAAATACGATCACTGGCGCGATATCGAAATGACATTCAATCCCGAGAGGATGCGGATCAAATGA
- the tolR gene encoding protein TolR, which translates to MGAALQQTEGGAGGRRRGRRRGRARPMSEINVTPFVDVMLVLLIIFMVAAPLMTVGVPVELPKTAAGALPSDDEEPLTVTVTAEGEVQIQTTAVPRDELVARLRAIAAERSSDRVYLRADGGIPYAQVMQVMGALNAGGFSNVGLVTDTGGPRLDSGGE; encoded by the coding sequence ATGGGGGCCGCGCTCCAGCAAACCGAAGGCGGGGCAGGCGGGCGTCGGCGTGGACGCCGTCGCGGACGTGCCCGGCCGATGTCCGAGATCAACGTCACCCCCTTTGTGGACGTGATGCTGGTGCTGCTCATCATCTTCATGGTGGCTGCGCCGCTGATGACGGTGGGGGTGCCTGTCGAACTGCCCAAGACTGCCGCCGGCGCGCTGCCCTCGGATGACGAGGAACCGCTGACCGTCACCGTCACGGCAGAGGGCGAGGTGCAGATCCAGACAACCGCCGTTCCGCGCGACGAACTGGTTGCGCGCCTGCGTGCCATTGCTGCCGAACGCAGCAGCGACCGCGTCTATCTGCGCGCCGATGGCGGCATTCCCTATGCCCAGGTCATGCAGGTGATGGGCGCGCTGAACGCGGGCGGATTTTCCAATGTCGGGCTGGTCACCGATACCGGCGGACCACGGCTCGACAGTGGCGGAGAGTGA
- the tolQ gene encoding protein TolQ translates to METEALALAQEIDFSMWGLFARATLTVKLVMLLLVLASFWAWAIIIQKHILYRATRREADRFDQSFWSGEPLDELFEQIGAQPEGSSEKIFAAGMVEWRRSHRNDGGLIAGAQARIDRSMDVAIAKEAEGLQRGLPVLATVGSTAPFVGLFGTVWGIMTAFIEIAEQQNTNLAVVAPGIAEALLATGLGLLAAIPAVIFYNKLSADSDRIVAGYEAFADEFATILSRQLDS, encoded by the coding sequence ATGGAAACAGAAGCCCTGGCATTGGCGCAGGAAATCGATTTCTCGATGTGGGGTCTGTTTGCCCGCGCGACGCTGACGGTCAAGCTGGTGATGCTGTTGCTGGTCCTGGCCTCGTTCTGGGCCTGGGCGATCATCATCCAGAAACACATCCTGTATCGCGCGACCCGGCGCGAGGCGGACCGGTTCGACCAGTCCTTCTGGTCTGGAGAGCCGCTGGACGAGCTGTTCGAACAGATCGGGGCCCAGCCCGAGGGCAGTTCCGAGAAAATCTTTGCCGCCGGCATGGTCGAATGGCGCCGCTCGCACCGCAACGATGGCGGGTTGATCGCCGGGGCGCAGGCCCGGATCGACCGGTCGATGGACGTGGCCATCGCCAAGGAGGCCGAGGGGCTGCAACGCGGCTTGCCGGTGCTGGCGACGGTCGGCTCGACCGCGCCCTTCGTGGGGCTTTTCGGCACCGTCTGGGGCATCATGACCGCCTTCATCGAGATCGCCGAGCAGCAGAACACCAACCTGGCCGTGGTGGCGCCGGGCATCGCCGAGGCGCTGCTGGCCACCGGCTTGGGTCTTTTGGCCGCGATCCCGGCGGTCATCTTCTACAACAAGCTCAGCGCCGACAGCGACCGGATCGTTGCGGGCTACGAGGCGTTTGCCGACGAGTTCGCCACCATCCTCTCGCGTCAGCTGGACAGCTGA
- the ybgC gene encoding tol-pal system-associated acyl-CoA thioesterase, with product MTHVFPVRVYYEDTDMGGIVYHANYLRYIERARSDWVRNLGNDQNAMREAGLVWVVRKIEAEYLAPARFEDDLTVLTEVVALSGARLTMAQSVRRAEAEIFRATVTAVCMNGEGRPVRLPAEIRALL from the coding sequence ATGACGCATGTGTTTCCCGTTCGGGTCTATTACGAAGACACCGATATGGGTGGCATCGTCTATCACGCCAATTACCTGCGCTATATCGAGCGCGCGCGTTCGGATTGGGTGCGCAACCTGGGCAACGACCAGAACGCGATGCGCGAGGCCGGGCTGGTCTGGGTGGTGCGCAAGATCGAGGCCGAGTATCTGGCGCCCGCGCGGTTCGAGGACGACCTGACCGTGCTGACCGAGGTGGTGGCCCTTTCGGGCGCGCGGCTGACCATGGCGCAGAGTGTCCGGCGGGCAGAGGCCGAGATATTCCGGGCCACCGTCACCGCCGTTTGCATGAATGGCGAGGGGCGCCCGGTGCGGCTTCCGGCGGAGATTCGCGCATTGCTGTAA
- the ruvB gene encoding Holliday junction branch migration DNA helicase RuvB translates to MTDADPTLRPDPLPEDNDRALRPQALDEFIGQAEARANLRIFVQSARQRGEAMDHTLFHGPPGLGKTTLAQIMARELGVNFRMTSGPVLAKAGDLAAILTNLEARDVLFIDEIHRLNPAVEEVLYPAMEDFELDLVIGDGPAARTVRIELQPFTLVGATTRMGLLTTPLRDRFGIPTRLLFYTVDELFEIVSRNARKLGAPAEEAGAREIARRARGTPRIAGRLLRRVVDFAVVEGDGRITRELADHALTRLGVDQLGLDGADRRYLRLIAENYSGGPVGIETLSAALSESRDSLEEVIEPYLLQQGLIQRTPRGRMLAQKAWTHLGLDAPRPPGQSDLFG, encoded by the coding sequence ATGACCGACGCCGATCCCACCCTGCGGCCCGACCCCTTGCCCGAGGACAATGACCGCGCCCTGCGGCCGCAGGCGCTGGACGAATTCATCGGCCAGGCCGAGGCGCGGGCCAATCTGCGCATTTTCGTGCAATCGGCCCGCCAGCGGGGCGAGGCGATGGATCACACGCTGTTCCACGGCCCACCCGGCCTGGGCAAGACCACGCTGGCGCAGATCATGGCGCGCGAGCTGGGAGTGAATTTCCGCATGACTTCGGGGCCGGTGCTGGCCAAGGCGGGGGATCTGGCGGCGATCCTGACCAATCTCGAAGCGCGCGATGTGCTGTTCATCGACGAGATCCACCGGCTGAACCCGGCGGTCGAAGAGGTGCTCTATCCGGCGATGGAGGATTTCGAACTGGACCTGGTGATCGGCGACGGGCCCGCCGCGCGGACCGTGCGGATCGAGTTGCAGCCCTTTACGCTGGTCGGGGCCACCACCCGCATGGGTCTGTTGACCACGCCGCTGCGCGACCGGTTCGGCATCCCGACCCGGCTGCTGTTCTACACGGTTGACGAACTGTTCGAGATCGTCAGCCGCAATGCCCGCAAGCTGGGCGCCCCCGCCGAGGAGGCCGGCGCGCGCGAGATCGCGCGGCGCGCCCGCGGCACCCCGCGGATCGCCGGGCGCCTGCTGCGCCGGGTGGTTGATTTCGCCGTGGTCGAGGGTGACGGGCGGATCACCCGCGAACTGGCCGATCATGCGCTGACCCGGCTGGGGGTGGATCAGCTGGGGCTTGATGGCGCCGACCGCCGCTATCTGCGGCTCATCGCCGAGAATTACAGCGGTGGACCAGTCGGGATCGAGACCCTGTCGGCGGCGCTGAGCGAAAGCCGGGATTCGCTGGAAGAGGTGATCGAGCCCTATCTGTTGCAGCAGGGTCTGATCCAGCGCACGCCGCGCGGCCGGATGCTGGCGCAGAAAGCCTGGACACATCTGGGCCTGGACGCGCCGCGCCCGCCGGGGCAGAGCGATCTGTTCGGCTAG